In Tepidimonas taiwanensis, the following are encoded in one genomic region:
- the phaC gene encoding class I poly(R)-hydroxyalkanoic acid synthase, with protein MTQSGHDGTPHGAGAWMDWAQQAMQQWASAMQSLWPGGVPGGVASPMGGMPDWGQMAGVTDVFRQISGQPVQLDPKAWVEIQQDYLRELGELWRQGLQVQPPKEDRRFASDAWARNPVAAYSAALYLLNARTLMRMAEAVQADPKTRARIRFAVQQWIDASAPSNFLALNAEAQQKAIETQGESIAKGVQNLLHDLRQGFVSMTDHSAFEVGRNVATTEGQVVFENALFQLIEYKPLTPKVYERPFLVVPPCINKYYILDLQPDNSFLRYAVEQGHRTFVMSWRNPDATLAQATWDEYIEDAVIRAIDVVREIGRAETINALGFCVGGTMLGTALAVLAARGEHKVESATFLTTLLDFTDTGVLDVFIDEAFVRYRELQFANGGILPGRELATTFSFLRPNDLVWNYVVGNYLKGETPPPFDLLYWNSDSTNLPGKWYAWYLRHLYLQNELCQPGKLTVCGERLDLGAIDIPAYVYGSREDHIVPIGGAYASTQHLGGPLRFVMGASGHIAGVINPAAKGKRSFWTGPEGHFPAQVDDWIAAATEHRGSWWTDWAPWLASHAGRLKPAPRSFGNRRYRPIEPAPGRYVKVSAEAALATLATGGTTV; from the coding sequence ATGACGCAATCCGGCCATGACGGCACCCCACACGGCGCGGGCGCGTGGATGGACTGGGCCCAACAGGCCATGCAACAGTGGGCGTCGGCGATGCAGTCGCTCTGGCCGGGCGGTGTGCCCGGGGGCGTTGCGTCGCCGATGGGGGGCATGCCCGACTGGGGGCAGATGGCCGGCGTGACCGACGTCTTCCGGCAGATCAGCGGCCAGCCCGTGCAGCTCGACCCGAAGGCCTGGGTCGAGATCCAGCAGGATTACCTGCGCGAGCTGGGGGAGCTGTGGCGTCAGGGGCTACAGGTGCAGCCCCCGAAGGAGGACCGTCGGTTTGCGTCGGACGCGTGGGCGCGCAACCCCGTGGCAGCGTACAGCGCCGCGCTGTATCTACTCAACGCGCGCACGCTGATGCGCATGGCCGAGGCGGTGCAGGCCGACCCCAAGACGCGCGCGCGCATCCGCTTCGCGGTGCAGCAGTGGATCGACGCCAGTGCGCCGAGCAATTTCCTCGCCCTCAACGCCGAGGCGCAGCAGAAGGCCATCGAAACGCAGGGCGAAAGTATCGCCAAAGGGGTGCAGAACCTGTTGCACGACTTGCGCCAGGGGTTCGTCTCGATGACGGACCACAGCGCGTTCGAGGTGGGTCGCAACGTCGCCACCACCGAGGGCCAGGTGGTCTTCGAAAACGCGCTGTTTCAGCTCATCGAGTACAAGCCCCTGACGCCCAAGGTGTACGAGCGGCCGTTCCTCGTCGTGCCGCCGTGCATCAACAAGTACTACATCCTGGACCTGCAGCCGGACAACTCCTTCCTGCGCTACGCGGTGGAGCAGGGGCACCGCACGTTCGTGATGAGCTGGCGCAACCCCGACGCGACGCTCGCGCAGGCAACCTGGGACGAGTACATCGAGGACGCGGTCATCCGCGCGATCGACGTCGTGCGCGAGATTGGCCGCGCCGAGACGATCAACGCGCTGGGCTTCTGCGTCGGCGGTACGATGCTGGGCACGGCGCTCGCGGTGCTCGCGGCGCGCGGGGAGCACAAGGTCGAGAGCGCCACGTTCCTGACGACGCTGCTGGACTTCACCGACACGGGGGTGCTGGACGTCTTCATCGACGAGGCCTTCGTGCGCTACCGCGAGCTGCAGTTCGCCAACGGCGGCATCCTGCCGGGGCGGGAGCTGGCGACGACCTTCAGCTTCCTGCGGCCCAACGATCTGGTGTGGAACTACGTCGTCGGCAACTACCTCAAGGGCGAGACACCGCCGCCGTTCGACCTGCTGTACTGGAACAGCGATAGCACCAACCTGCCGGGCAAGTGGTACGCGTGGTACCTGCGGCACCTGTACTTGCAAAACGAGCTATGCCAGCCAGGCAAGCTCACCGTCTGCGGCGAGCGGCTCGACCTCGGGGCGATCGATATCCCGGCTTACGTGTACGGCTCGCGTGAGGATCACATCGTGCCGATCGGCGGGGCCTACGCGTCCACGCAGCACCTGGGTGGCCCGCTGCGCTTCGTGATGGGGGCATCGGGCCACATCGCCGGGGTGATCAACCCGGCGGCCAAGGGCAAGCGCAGCTTCTGGACCGGGCCCGAGGGGCACTTCCCCGCACAGGTGGACGACTGGATCGCCGCCGCCACCGAACACCGCGGCAGCTGGTGGACCGACTGGGCGCCGTGGCTGGCGTCACACGCGGGGCGACTCAAGCCCGCGCCGCGCAGCTTCGGCAACCGCCGCTACCGCCCCATCGAACCCGCCCCGGGCCGCTACGTCAAGGTCAGCGCCGAGGCCGCGCTGGCCACGCTCGCGACGGGCGGCACGACCGTCTGA
- the pgeF gene encoding peptidoglycan editing factor PgeF: protein MPSDTGGGPRWATRAGLTGLAADLGSGACGWMSTRAGGVSAGPWASLNLGDHVGDDPAAVAENRARFARALGVRPVFLRQVHGTSVVRLDPDTPDGVEADACWTDAVGVACVVLVADCLPILFAEPDGASVAAVHAGWRGLAGGVLEALCAQWPAAHDPAQRRRLQVWIGAAIGPSAFEVGPDVRDAFVAPDPGAAGAFTPVAQRPDRWWADLAALARRRLARLGFGTVHGHDGAPSWCTASDPSRFFSHRRDARRHGSSGRLGAAVWRVTGAGSG from the coding sequence ATGCCGAGTGACACGGGCGGCGGCCCGCGGTGGGCCACGCGCGCGGGGCTGACCGGCCTCGCCGCCGACCTCGGCAGCGGCGCGTGCGGATGGATGAGCACGCGCGCCGGCGGGGTGTCCGCCGGACCGTGGGCGTCGCTCAACCTGGGGGATCACGTGGGGGACGACCCCGCAGCGGTGGCCGAGAACCGCGCCCGCTTCGCGCGGGCGCTGGGCGTGCGACCGGTCTTTTTGCGGCAGGTTCACGGCACCAGCGTGGTGCGGCTGGATCCCGACACGCCTGACGGCGTCGAGGCCGACGCCTGCTGGACCGACGCGGTCGGGGTGGCGTGCGTGGTGCTGGTCGCCGATTGTCTGCCGATTCTGTTCGCCGAGCCGGATGGGGCGTCGGTCGCGGCCGTGCATGCCGGCTGGCGGGGCCTCGCGGGCGGCGTGCTCGAGGCGCTGTGTGCCCAATGGCCCGCGGCGCACGACCCGGCGCAGCGCCGCCGGCTGCAGGTGTGGATCGGCGCGGCGATTGGTCCGTCGGCCTTCGAGGTCGGGCCCGACGTGCGCGATGCCTTCGTCGCGCCGGACCCGGGTGCTGCGGGGGCGTTCACGCCCGTCGCGCAGCGGCCGGATCGGTGGTGGGCCGATCTCGCCGCGCTGGCGCGTCGGCGGCTGGCGCGATTGGGATTCGGCACCGTGCACGGCCACGACGGCGCACCGTCATGGTGCACAGCCAGCGACCCGTCACGGTTTTTTTCGCACCGGCGCGACGCCCGGCGGCACGGCAGCAGCGGGCGGCTGGGGGCCGCCGTCTGGCGCGTCACCGGTGCCGGCAGCGGCTGA
- the maiA gene encoding maleylacetoacetate isomerase, which yields MKLYNYFRSGTSFRVRIALNLKGLPYDYIPVHLAKGEQHGDAYRAISPDSLVPLLALEGEPDHARLSQSMAIIEYLDETHPEPPLLPRDPLGRARVRALAQTVACEIHPLNNLRVLKYLAQPLGLDEAQRAAWYNHWVMEGLRMYERRLQQYAVERERAGLPPSVYSYGDTPTLADCCLVPQIVNGQRFGLQYEGIPLTLAVYERCMQLDAFQRAHPSRCPDAE from the coding sequence ATGAAGCTCTACAACTACTTCCGCTCCGGCACCTCGTTTCGGGTGCGCATCGCCCTGAACCTGAAGGGCCTGCCGTACGACTACATCCCGGTGCACCTGGCCAAAGGGGAGCAGCACGGCGACGCCTACCGGGCCATCAGCCCCGATTCGCTGGTGCCGCTGCTGGCGCTCGAGGGCGAGCCGGACCACGCGCGCCTGAGCCAGTCGATGGCGATCATCGAGTACCTGGACGAGACGCACCCCGAGCCACCGCTGCTGCCGCGCGACCCGCTCGGGCGCGCGCGCGTGCGGGCGCTGGCGCAGACGGTCGCGTGCGAAATCCACCCCCTCAACAATCTGCGCGTGCTGAAATACCTGGCCCAGCCGCTGGGCCTGGACGAGGCGCAGCGCGCCGCCTGGTACAACCACTGGGTCATGGAAGGGCTGCGCATGTACGAGCGCCGGCTGCAGCAATATGCGGTCGAGCGCGAGCGCGCCGGTCTGCCGCCGTCCGTCTACTCGTACGGGGACACCCCGACCCTGGCGGACTGCTGTCTGGTGCCGCAGATCGTCAATGGCCAGCGCTTCGGCCTGCAGTACGAGGGCATTCCGCTGACGCTGGCGGTCTATGAGCGCTGCATGCAGCTCGACGCGTTCCAGCGCGCCCATCCGTCCCGTTGCCCCGATGCCGAGTGA